The genomic region CATGTACATGTGTTTTTCCCTGCTCCTCTTTTATTTTATTGAGGGGGGGGTTAATCTGTTCTTTTctagtatcgggggtagccgtgttagtctgtatccacagaaacaacaagaagaacaggagtacttgtggcaccttagagactaacaaatttattagagcataagctttcgtggactacagcccacttcaacaaggagtctttaaggtgccaccggactaacagatttatttgggcataagcttgcgTGGgtaaaagtgaggttttttacccacgaaagcttatgcccaaataaagctgttagtctttaaggggcaaccagactccttgttgtttctgttctTTTCTGTATTTCTACTGTGTTCGCTACTTTCTGCTATGTAAAAGAAAAAGATGGTAGAGTTATCAGGAACAACCTGGaaacttgaaaataaaatgtcaatattttgtGCCTACCTATTTTTAAATGTAGTTAATACTCTCAGAACTCTTTTTCCAACCTGGCCCTGGGATGAGTGTCATTACTGTTGATGATGTGGAAGACGGGGAGATCAGTTatacagtggtttgagcattggcctgccaaacccagggttgtgaattcaatccttgagggagccatttagggatctggggcaaaaatatatcagggatggtacttggtcctgctgtgaaggcaggggactggactcaatgacctttcaaggtcccttccagttctatgagataggtaatcTCCATATAATAGATgcaggcaggggtggctctagcttttttgccacccaaagcacgGCAGgtaggctgccttcagcggcatgcctgcgggaggtccccagtcccgcggattcggcggcatgcttgcgggaggtccaccgatcccgcggattcggcggcatgcctgtgggaggtctgccagtcccgcggatttggcatacccgccgccgaatccgcgggaccggcggacctcctgcaggcatgccgccgaaggcagcctgactgcctcCCAAGCAGTGAtcggcaggccaccccccacggcttgccgccccaggcacgtgcttggagcgctggtgcctggagccaccgctggaTGCAGGCTCCTTGAGTGGATGCatatttttaggttttttttaaaaacaacaacacagggATAAAATAAGCAAAAGTGTTGAGAGtatatttttcatctttttgtGAAACCAGTGGAAAATCTACACTAACATGCTCTGGTTTTAAACCTCCTCCCATCATTATATATCTACCACAGCAGTTACACTCATTTTCTTTAACATACATATCAGAGTGAGTATTATTACCTCTTCCTGTAGTGCTAATACACAGTCTTTACTAGAACTAGTGCTCCTTTCTTTTAGCATTTTAATCCTCCCTTGGAGCACCCAATTATCATGGTCAATTAGCATGGACAGACTACTAAAGAGGCCAGAGTGCTGTCAGTCTGGTAGCTACCATCCCCTAGAGACAAATCACAGCATCTGCATTGAACTGAATTTCTCTCACTAGTTCTCCAGAGTTTTGCTTGCAAGAACTCTCTGGAGTCTGGGTACAAGAGAACAAAATCCCACCCGGCTAAATCCCGAGCGATTGagtgagaggtgctggggcttcaTCTCCAGTGATCAGCTTGGAAATAAGTTTCCCGTCCCTGAAGAAAAGGGAAACAACTCCAGCCCTACGCGAGTGCTCTGAGCCTGCCATGAGTACGAGAGGTGaggctgcccccttcccctctgccagctGCTGCCCGTCTCTTTGAAGTGGAGATTGTGAGGGCGGCAGTTGAGGGGCCAATGGCAGACACTCATGGTTTTAGCAGAGGGCTGCAATCCTCGCCTTACTACTGCGCCTGGCCCGTAATCCtcttggagctgctctgtaagTACCCGAGAGACTGGGGAAatagaaccccctgccccagagaagtCCCTCTTAGGGGCAGCTGAGGCACCCCGATGACTACAAAAAGAGGGGCTAGGGAGGGGAAATAGATTCCAGGCTGAAACGTGCTACTGCCCCTTTAAAACCAGTTCTTCTGGGCTAGGGCTAGGTCTGAGTCAGTCGTTAAAGCCCCTTACTCCCCAAACTGTCGCAAGCAAAACAAGCCTGCACTCATGATCCAATGCTAATGAGGGGTGTTTTTGTCAGTTGGCCATTGGTGGCCTGCCTCCTGCCCGGGGGgtcagcgtgctcaggggaggccCTTTAATTAAGAACTCTGCCTCAGTGCAGCAGTGCTCTAGCGTAATTGAGAATGGAATTACGCTGGCGCGTGCTGCACTGATGACATTTCCAGCCCTTTCACTCTAGACACCGACCTGCTGGCCAGATCAATCGAGTGACCTTAGAGATGGCTCCCTCCTGCAAACACGTCCTCGGTTTTTGTCCTTCCACCCCAGTGCAAAGCGTGGCTGACTGGTGTCTTGGCGCGGACGGATCACAGGGTGACGCTGGAGGTAGTTGGAAAGCCACACAGTGTGGAGGCACTAGCTAGTTCCAAACGGGACAGGAGGACCACCTCCTCTGGAGCTATCGCTTCTCTTTGAATAAGAGGGGGAGAGTGAAACTGAAACACCGATCTATTGGCTACAATAAAAGTTTTCAGCGTTagcaagttttttaaaaagtttctgaaATGCCAGGGAGATTCTGACTTCTGCTGCAAgtaaaaaatggggggagggggagagaatacACCGTTCAGATTAAATTTAAACAGGTTTAAATTTGAAATATAAGTGAGATATACATAGAACCATCAACccactctctctcacatacatagTCGCACGTGTGATTGTATCATTGTTTCAAACACACGCCAGCCTACTGGATACGTGTATGTGGAGATAGATTCCTTATAGGTTCAACAAAATTAAAACCAGTCACTTATAACGCACTTGCTGGTTCTTTGAACTCAAGTCACAAGATCTTCGATTTAAGTGGTAGGCTAAATTTTCAACTCCTTCATAAATGACTGGACATTAATTTTCCTTGGTATCTTTTGCACTTAGAAATACAACTTAGTTTTCAAATAAAGAAAATCCAGAATGTGCGCGTAGTTAGGAGTGATcagagagaaaggggaagagaagaTCAAAGTTCACTTTAATTGAGAAAATGAGGTCAAATAAATTTTCTTATAATAAATTAGACTATCTGAACATATTCAAAGCATTGCTATCATTTAACTTTGAAAGCTGTTTAAATTCATAAACGACTTGACATTTACATTCACGTGAAGCACAGAATTAACATTCCCATGTACCTATAGGTAGTACAGATTACGACAAActaaagaagaaaaatatgtatttttggcTCAAGCATTCGATCTCAAACTACCTTCCCAAATACAAAGAATTCAACCCGTTTAATAGTGCAAAATAATATGCAaccctgtcagatctgaacagaaTAACAGATCACGATGCATACCCTGTATGAAACTAAGAGGCACTGTACAAAATAGACATTCTGGCAATTCAGTTGAAATCACAGTTTAGGCTACCCCAATTTCTGACTTTAGAAAGAGCTGTTAGTAATACCTTTCAGTACAAATCAGGTTATTTCTTCATTCTCATCAAAAGCAAAGTatcaaaaaaaaacccacctctatAACTTTCTTGAGTTAAAGGTGGGGTTTTTGTTTAAAGGGGGAAATTAGCATTGGGCCAAGTATTCAGGAAAGTTTTGTTGAACTGCCAAGAAGTCAGAGCTGACAGTGTTTGTTTACTTTTCCACACTTTGCAAGTGAAGTGACTAGTACACTCTTTATTCCCTGCTATAGTATGAGTGTTTGTTCTGCAACAATACCGTAGCTAATCACCTGTGCTGGGAGAAAGACTCACTGATTTACTCACATTTGCCCTTTTCACTACACAGCATTAAAATGAGATTACCCtggtttggcggggggggggggagagatagggcaagagagagaaagcagcacCTAGCAAATAGTTTCAAACTTCAGTAAAATGCTGCACGGCTGTTTGTTTCCGAAACGAGCAGTGTGATTCCTAGTAATACTTTTaaggtgcttttcaaaatgaaaacctgCGTCTTATTTTcaagaatttttaaacaatatATTTATTTGCGCCTGATAGTCACGAAGATGGGTTCCGTGGGTTTTCTTAATGAGAAATCCTCGTTCTATtagggtgggttttttaaaatctgtttttaatttaGGTGAATTGTAATGATTTCATGTTTAGCAAAATCCCTCTCGTGTAAACAACGTAACTCCCATGCACTGAAAGGTAGTAACGTAACAAGCGGGCTATTATAAATACATGATACAGACATATTAGTATGATACAGTTAGTAATGTGATCAGAAGTACCTTGAAAGGTTATAAAATTATGTTTTCCCCCAAAAAACGAAATTCGCTTTTCAATCTCGCTGCCAGCGACGTAACTTTTAAGCCCCTTCTTCCACTGTGGAAAGAACTGCTTCAAACCCTCCACGTTCGTACTTACTCGACCAGATCTAGGTTAGACTCAGAGCGCTCTGCAATCTTCTTTTAATCCAAGAAAAACAGACAAGAAGGTTTTATGCATAGGATGGTTTATTTTACCGATGCTACCCGGGCAGACAAGGTGGTTAACAGCGACCACAAGCAACGATCTGCAAACCCAAGGTCTACCCAAAATAAATACAAGTGGCGAAATAGGGTGTCATTACACAGGCTGAGTACTGTGTAAACTCAGAGGAGCAGACGGTGCTCAGGTTAGTTCGGGAACACGTGCTAGTCAGTTTTCCAAAGCGCTGAATTGCAAGTGCTAAGTTTGCAGTAGTTCAGAAAGGGGCTGACTCCGTTTGTAACGCTTTGAGAGGTGAGGGATTGGAATCCGGAGCGGCATTGTCTCCCCGTGGAACGATGGCAGACGCTGCACGGGAGTCTGAACTACTTGGATTTGCCGCGCGCCGTGTGTTGTAACAAGGAGGAGACGCTCCGGTGCTGCGTGGTAAAGTGGAGCTGCCCCTGCCGCAGTCCTGGGGAGAGTGGTCAccggtggggggaaggagggcacaagcAGAGACTCTAGTAGCAGAAGAGATGTGGAGTTTGATGAAGCAAGCGCAGGGAGCCCCCGAGAAGGGAGTGTCCTTCACTGCCTGCAAAACTTGCATTTGATAATTTTCTTAAAAGCACTTTGGAAATCTTTGTTGAAATAGGCGTAGATGACGGGGTTGAGGAGGGAGTTGGAGTAGCCCAGCCAGTTGATGACTGCCCCCAGCCAGTCCGGCATGTAGCACTCACTGTCACAAAAGGGCAAGACCAGGGCCACGATGaagaagggcagccagcagaggatGAACGTGCCCATAATGATGCCCAGGGTTTTGACCGTTTTCCTTTCCCTGGCCAGAGCCATCTTTCTCTTGGCCTCGGTGCTCCTCTCGTTCTTCTTCTCGAAGGATGGCGCCAGCGGGGTGCTGCAGGGGtcgctgggcaggggcaggtgaGTTTTGGAGGAGTTGTGATAGTGCTGGACCTCGATGACCTCCAGAGCAGCTCCATCCTCCCCGTGTCTCACGGCCCCGTTGACACACGCGCTGGGCTTGGGCTCCACCGTCCGCTTCCAGCTCTTGCTGGGCTCCCCGTTGCTTTTCCTCTGCTGGCTGGCCGGGGACACCGTCAGGCAGGTGTCGGCGATCTTCTTCTTCTCCGCTTTCTTGACGGTCTTGCGGATCCGGAACCGGGCCGCCCTGAAGATCCGTCCGTAGAGCACCAGCATCAGCAGCAGGGGGATGTAGAAGGCGCCGAAGGTGGAGTAGATGGTGTACCCGTGGTCCTTGCTGATAGTGCAGGCGTCGGGGTTCGACCTGTCCTCGGGCGTCCGCCAGCCCAGCATGGGCGGGATGGATATCAAGAAGCCGATGAGCCAGGTCAGGCTGATGAGCACAGCCGCTCGCCTGGGAGTCCGCTTGTTGACATAGTCTATGGGGTCGGTGATGGCCCAGTACCTGTCCAGGGCGATGGCGCACAGGTGGAGGATGGAGGAGGTGCAGCACAGCACGTCTAGGGAGATGAAGATATCGCAGGTGACCTGCCCCAGCGTCCACTTGTTCAGCACCTGGTAGAGGGCGGCCATGGGGAGCACCAGCACCGAGACCATCAGGTCGGTGACGGCCAGGGAGCCTATAAGATAGTTGGCCACGTTCTGCAGGGAGCGCTCCAGGGCTATGGCCGCGATCACACAGGCGTTgcccagcagggagcagaggaTGAGGGTGCCCAGGAAGAGGGAGGTGAGGAGCTGGTAGCTGAGGGTCACCGCGGCGCCCTGGCCCCTCGCGGAGGACTGCTCGGTGGGGGAGGTAGTGTTGTTGGCCACATCCATGCCGGGGCAGCTAGGAGCGCATGGGCAGAGCGCGGCACTGTCACTCCTCCGGGCTCGGGCTGGCAGGTGGGGAGCGCTCCGCTCTCCTGCCGCGAGTCATCGCCTCGGGCCCCCGGGCGTGCCGCGCCGCCAGTGCGCCTGGCCACGCCGGAGAGCCACGGGAGGGAGCGGCTGCGGGCATCCAGAGAGCGCGCGGTTCACAGGGCGTCAGGCGGCGGAGAGAGGCTGTGCCTGTCCATCCCGATCCGGCCTCGCCACTCTCCTCCCAGCAGGAGCCTGCCGGGCTCCGAGGGGCTGGCACGGAGCAGCCTCGCTCGCGCTGGCTGCTTCTCCCCTTCACTCCCTCTGGCGggtcctgctccccctcctctcccctcccgctCGCTCACTGTTTGatctgctctgcccctccccccgcccctgtcCCTGCTTTCgctctcttcccccgccccctctcctcTGGGGTGGCTCTCGCTGCTGGGCTGCCATTGTACTCCTGTCCCTTTCATCAACAGCGCGGGCGGAGCATCCTCTGTACCCGCTGGGTCAGTAGCAAGCGATGCgagtcccctcctcctcccccttgttCGTCCCTCCCAGAGGAAAGCCCAGGCAGCCCGTTTGGAACTAGCTGGTGCCTCCACATTGTGTGGCTTTCCAACTACCTCCAGCGTCACCCTGTGATCCGTCCGCGCCAAGGCACCAGTCAGCCCCCAGGGCCTGAGCTTGGGTGCCCGGGCGGTGGCGTTCCTGTTTATTGAGACGTGGGCTTGCAACgtccccagccctgtggcccTTCAAGGGCCCGGC from Chrysemys picta bellii isolate R12L10 chromosome 6, ASM1138683v2, whole genome shotgun sequence harbors:
- the HTR1A gene encoding 5-hydroxytryptamine receptor 1A, which codes for MDVANNTTSPTEQSSARGQGAAVTLSYQLLTSLFLGTLILCSLLGNACVIAAIALERSLQNVANYLIGSLAVTDLMVSVLVLPMAALYQVLNKWTLGQVTCDIFISLDVLCCTSSILHLCAIALDRYWAITDPIDYVNKRTPRRAAVLISLTWLIGFLISIPPMLGWRTPEDRSNPDACTISKDHGYTIYSTFGAFYIPLLLMLVLYGRIFRAARFRIRKTVKKAEKKKIADTCLTVSPASQQRKSNGEPSKSWKRTVEPKPSACVNGAVRHGEDGAALEVIEVQHYHNSSKTHLPLPSDPCSTPLAPSFEKKNERSTEAKRKMALARERKTVKTLGIIMGTFILCWLPFFIVALVLPFCDSECYMPDWLGAVINWLGYSNSLLNPVIYAYFNKDFQSAFKKIIKCKFCRQ